One Streptomyces sp. NBC_01237 genomic region harbors:
- the panB gene encoding 3-methyl-2-oxobutanoate hydroxymethyltransferase, whose amino-acid sequence MSLQAAQNQSAPSPAGPPADSSKALYGGKGTRRITVHNIAAATERGEKWPMLTAYDAMTASVFDEAGIPVMLVGDSMGNCHLGYETTVPVTMDEIAMLSAAVVRGTTRALIVADLPFGSYQEGPVQALRNATRLIKESGVGAVKLEGGERSHEQIRLLVEAGIPVMAHIGLTPQSVNSMGYRVQGRGEEAAQQLLRDAKAVQDAGAFAVVLELVPAELAAEVTRTLHIPTVGIGAGPDTDAQVLVYTDMVGLTGGKVPRFTKQYANLRQVLGDAAKEFAEEVVGGSFPAPEHAFH is encoded by the coding sequence ATGTCGCTTCAGGCTGCGCAGAATCAGTCCGCCCCATCCCCCGCCGGTCCCCCCGCCGACAGCAGCAAGGCGCTGTACGGAGGCAAGGGCACCCGCCGCATCACCGTCCACAACATCGCCGCCGCCACCGAGCGCGGCGAGAAGTGGCCCATGCTCACCGCCTACGACGCGATGACCGCGTCCGTCTTCGACGAGGCCGGTATCCCGGTCATGCTCGTCGGGGACTCCATGGGCAACTGTCACCTCGGCTACGAGACCACCGTGCCCGTCACGATGGACGAGATCGCCATGCTGTCCGCCGCCGTCGTCCGGGGCACCACGCGCGCCCTCATCGTCGCCGACCTGCCCTTCGGGTCGTACCAGGAAGGGCCCGTCCAGGCCCTGCGCAACGCCACCCGGCTGATCAAGGAGTCCGGGGTCGGCGCGGTGAAACTGGAGGGCGGCGAACGCTCCCACGAGCAGATCCGGCTGCTGGTCGAGGCCGGCATCCCGGTGATGGCCCACATCGGGCTCACCCCGCAGTCCGTCAACTCGATGGGCTACCGGGTACAGGGCCGCGGCGAGGAGGCCGCCCAGCAACTGCTGCGCGACGCGAAGGCGGTGCAGGACGCGGGCGCGTTCGCCGTCGTGCTGGAACTGGTGCCGGCCGAGCTGGCCGCCGAGGTCACCCGCACCCTGCACATCCCGACCGTCGGCATCGGCGCCGGACCCGACACGGACGCCCAGGTCCTGGTCTACACCGACATGGTCGGCCTGACCGGCGGCAAGGTGCCGCGCTTCACCAAGCAGTACGCCAACCTGCGCCAGGTGCTCGGCGACGCGGCGAAGGAATTCGCCGAGGAGGTCGTGGGCGGCTCGTTCCCGGCTCCCGAGCACGCGTTCCACTGA